From the genome of Mycobacterium dioxanotrophicus, one region includes:
- a CDS encoding non-oxidative hydroxyarylic acid decarboxylases subunit C, with product MAYDDLRSFLQTLDEQGQLLRITDEVMPEPDIAAAANAAPRLGDNAPALYFDNVTGFTNARIAMNVHGSWANHALALGLPKDTGVKAQVEEFIARWAEFPVAPEWREDPPWAQNIQTGDDINIFEVLPLIRLNDGDGGFYLDKAAVVSKDPEDPDNSGKQNVGIYRIEVKGRRKLALQPVPMHDIAQHLHKAEQVGEDLPIAITLGNDPVISIVAATPMEYDQNEYELAGALRGAPAPIARSPLHGLPVPWGSEVVIEGVIEGHKREIEGPFGEFTGHYSGGRNMTVIRIDRISYRDNPVFEHLYLGMPWTEIDYLMAANTCVPLYEQLKKDFPEVQAVNAMYTHGLVVIVSTKKRYGGFAKAVGMRVLTTPHGLGYAATVIVVDEDVDPFNLPQVMWALSTKMNPAGDLVQVRNLPILELAPQANTPGVVDKLIIDATTPVAADRRGNYGNQVRDLPEMGQWLTKLQQLQTNH from the coding sequence TGCGCAGCTTTCTGCAGACCCTGGACGAGCAGGGGCAGTTGCTGCGCATCACCGACGAGGTGATGCCTGAACCGGACATCGCCGCGGCGGCCAACGCCGCGCCTCGGCTCGGCGACAACGCGCCCGCGCTGTACTTCGACAATGTCACCGGCTTCACCAACGCCCGCATCGCGATGAACGTGCACGGGTCGTGGGCCAATCACGCGCTGGCGCTGGGGCTGCCGAAGGACACCGGCGTCAAGGCGCAGGTGGAGGAGTTCATCGCGCGCTGGGCCGAGTTCCCGGTCGCGCCCGAATGGCGCGAGGACCCGCCATGGGCACAGAACATCCAGACCGGTGACGACATCAACATTTTCGAGGTGCTACCGCTGATCCGGCTCAACGACGGTGACGGTGGCTTCTACCTCGACAAGGCCGCGGTGGTGTCCAAAGATCCTGAGGATCCGGACAATTCGGGTAAGCAGAACGTCGGGATCTACCGGATCGAGGTGAAGGGTCGTCGTAAGCTCGCGCTGCAGCCGGTGCCGATGCACGACATCGCCCAGCATCTGCACAAAGCCGAGCAGGTCGGGGAGGATCTGCCGATCGCCATCACGCTCGGCAACGACCCGGTGATCTCGATCGTCGCCGCCACACCCATGGAGTACGACCAGAACGAGTACGAACTGGCCGGCGCGCTGCGGGGTGCTCCGGCACCCATCGCCCGCTCGCCTCTGCACGGGCTACCGGTGCCGTGGGGCTCCGAAGTGGTCATCGAGGGCGTCATCGAAGGGCACAAGCGTGAAATCGAAGGGCCCTTCGGCGAATTCACCGGACACTACTCGGGTGGCCGGAACATGACCGTCATTCGCATCGACCGTATCTCCTACCGGGACAACCCCGTGTTCGAGCACCTCTACCTGGGCATGCCGTGGACCGAGATCGACTACCTCATGGCCGCCAATACCTGCGTTCCGCTGTACGAACAGCTCAAGAAGGACTTTCCCGAGGTGCAGGCCGTCAACGCGATGTACACCCACGGCCTGGTAGTGATCGTGTCCACCAAGAAGCGTTACGGCGGATTCGCCAAAGCGGTCGGGATGCGGGTGCTGACCACGCCGCACGGACTCGGCTACGCCGCGACGGTGATCGTCGTCGACGAGGACGTCGACCCGTTCAACCTGCCGCAGGTCATGTGGGCCTTGTCGACGAAGATGAACCCTGCCGGGGATCTGGTGCAGGTGCGCAACCTGCCGATCCTCGAACTCGCACCGCAGGCCAATACCCCCGGTGTGGTGGACAAGCTCATCATCGACGCCACCACACCCGTGGCCGCGGATCGGCGCGGCAACTACGGCAACCAGGTTCGAGATCTGCCCGAGATGGGGCAGTGGCTCACCAAACTTCAACAGCTGCAAACCAACCATTAA